A region of Geobacillus sp. 46C-IIa DNA encodes the following proteins:
- a CDS encoding YugN family protein: MKFENSGLENQTVELSRLDDIMERLGFVRAAQWDYERVTYDRKYVIKEGTYYLRVQGYAVEGDVDSRYALIKLLTPILGKHYYPHGVEYGEGEHFPSSLVSQCQKVLSQIKSELENIKE; encoded by the coding sequence ATGAAATTTGAAAATAGCGGACTGGAAAATCAGACGGTTGAACTGTCCCGCCTTGATGACATTATGGAGCGGCTCGGTTTTGTGCGCGCGGCGCAATGGGATTATGAACGAGTCACGTACGACCGGAAATACGTTATTAAGGAAGGGACATACTATTTGCGCGTTCAAGGGTATGCGGTCGAGGGGGATGTCGATTCGCGTTATGCCCTTATCAAGCTGCTCACGCCGATTTTAGGGAAACATTATTACCCGCATGGCGTCGAATACGGCGAGGGCGAGCATTTTCCATCTTCTCTTGTCAGCCAGTGCCAAAAAGTATTATCACAAATCAAAAGCGAACTCGAGAACATTAAAGAATAA
- a CDS encoding Asp23/Gls24 family envelope stress response protein, which yields MNTFRYRKRSAVEATLLTVVMMCVREWEEVVLDDCDVFVVVSQNGRCRITVKLSIRYGAPVLAVCRGLQQQIAEEIAAMTPYAAEAIDVMVKRLVMP from the coding sequence GTGAATACGTTCCGATACCGGAAGCGAAGCGCTGTGGAAGCGACGCTGCTGACGGTTGTCATGATGTGTGTGCGTGAGTGGGAAGAGGTTGTTCTCGATGACTGCGATGTGTTTGTAGTTGTCTCCCAAAACGGCCGATGCCGCATCACCGTGAAGCTGTCGATCCGGTATGGGGCGCCGGTGCTCGCTGTTTGCCGCGGGCTGCAGCAGCAAATTGCCGAGGAGATTGCCGCTATGACGCCGTATGCGGCTGAGGCCATCGATGTCATGGTCAAGCGGCTTGTCATGCCGTAA
- a CDS encoding YlbG family protein, which yields MFPKRQGIIVWLHSLKYGKQLRKFGNIHYISKRLKYAVLYCDMEQVDHVMKKLAALPFVKRVEPSYRPFLRLEFESKGEKEKDSPYPLG from the coding sequence ATGTTTCCAAAACGGCAAGGGATTATCGTTTGGCTTCATTCGCTGAAGTACGGGAAACAGCTGCGCAAGTTTGGCAACATTCATTACATTTCCAAGCGGCTGAAGTATGCGGTTCTTTACTGCGATATGGAACAAGTTGACCATGTGATGAAAAAGCTTGCCGCACTCCCGTTTGTCAAGCGGGTCGAGCCGTCGTACCGACCGTTTTTAAGGCTGGAATTTGAATCGAAAGGGGAGAAGGAAAAAGACTCCCCGTATCCGCTTGGATGA
- a CDS encoding YlbF family regulator, with protein sequence MRIATLERIEILDKAEALANMVVESDVADDYRRAFWRLKQDRRAQQLIARFVKLKERYEEVQRFGKYHPDYRDVMKEVREAKRELDLHETVAAFKEAEKALQQLLDDISVLIGKAVSEHVKVPTGNPYFLSAGCSVGCGSGGGCGCRT encoded by the coding sequence GTGAGGATTGCTACTCTCGAGCGCATCGAGATTTTGGATAAAGCAGAAGCATTAGCGAACATGGTTGTAGAATCAGACGTAGCGGACGACTATCGCCGCGCGTTTTGGCGGCTCAAGCAAGACCGCCGCGCCCAGCAGCTGATCGCCCGCTTCGTCAAGCTGAAGGAACGGTACGAGGAAGTGCAGCGCTTCGGCAAATACCATCCCGATTACCGCGATGTGATGAAAGAAGTGCGCGAAGCGAAACGGGAGCTTGACTTGCATGAAACGGTCGCCGCCTTTAAAGAGGCGGAAAAGGCGCTGCAGCAGCTGCTCGACGACATTAGCGTGCTGATCGGCAAGGCCGTATCGGAACACGTGAAAGTGCCCACCGGGAATCCGTATTTTTTGTCGGCTGGCTGTTCCGTTGGTTGCGGGAGCGGCGGAGGCTGCGGCTGCCGCACATAG
- the coaD gene encoding pantetheine-phosphate adenylyltransferase, with protein sequence MASIAVCPGSFDPVTYGHLDIIKRGAKVFDQVYVAVLNNSSKKPLFTVEERMELLREVTRTLENVHVESFHGLLVDYARSKKANAILRGLRAVSDFEYEMQITSMNRVLDENIETFFMMTNSQYAFLSSSIVKEVAKYNGDISELVPPVVEAALKRKFASAAAE encoded by the coding sequence ATGGCGAGCATTGCCGTTTGCCCGGGGAGCTTTGACCCTGTGACGTATGGGCATTTGGATATTATTAAGCGGGGAGCGAAAGTGTTTGACCAAGTTTATGTGGCGGTGTTAAATAATTCGTCGAAAAAGCCGCTGTTTACCGTCGAGGAGCGGATGGAGTTGCTGCGCGAGGTGACGCGGACGCTCGAAAATGTTCATGTTGAATCGTTCCACGGCCTGCTTGTCGATTATGCCCGCAGCAAAAAGGCGAACGCCATTTTGCGCGGCTTGCGTGCGGTGTCCGATTTTGAGTACGAAATGCAAATTACGTCGATGAACCGCGTCCTCGATGAGAACATCGAAACGTTTTTTATGATGACAAACAGCCAGTATGCGTTTTTAAGCTCAAGCATCGTCAAGGAAGTGGCAAAATATAATGGCGACATTTCCGAGCTCGTCCCCCCGGTTGTGGAAGCGGCGTTAAAGCGGAAATTTGCGTCCGCAGCCGCCGAATGA
- a CDS encoding methylthioribose kinase, whose translation MIQRFIELGEGYSDIYELIELARANRHRLSGFFAFHTVKKDRPVVSLAVVLHPTDPGDFQPLYICREGIPDPSVNPNKRYELFAETAKELNTTVIHLDVKPSTMFADLDLYYHHLIGIMRMNRFIPPLQ comes from the coding sequence ATGATCCAACGTTTTATCGAACTTGGCGAAGGCTACTCCGATATATATGAATTGATCGAGCTGGCGCGGGCCAATCGTCATCGCTTATCCGGCTTCTTTGCTTTCCATACGGTGAAAAAAGACCGGCCCGTCGTGTCCTTGGCTGTTGTTCTTCACCCAACCGACCCGGGTGACTTTCAGCCGCTTTATATTTGCCGCGAAGGCATTCCCGATCCGTCCGTCAATCCGAACAAACGGTACGAACTGTTCGCGGAAACCGCAAAAGAGCTTAACACAACCGTCATCCATCTCGATGTCAAGCCATCGACAATGTTCGCTGATCTTGACCTATACTATCATCACTTAATCGGCATTATGCGGATGAACCGCTTCATCCCGCCGCTTCAATAG
- a CDS encoding CBS domain-containing protein has protein sequence MQTVRDVMSTDVQYCTPLDNIYEVAVKMREFNVGAIPIVDDGRLVGMITDRDLVVRGMAEKHPGSTAVTEVMSRDLVTLSPDDSVQKAADVMARHQIRRLPVVENGRLVGIVALGDLATNRYSDESAGRALSEISEQHTVH, from the coding sequence ATGCAAACAGTACGGGACGTCATGTCCACCGATGTGCAATATTGCACTCCGCTCGACAACATTTACGAAGTGGCGGTGAAAATGCGTGAATTTAATGTTGGCGCCATTCCGATCGTCGATGATGGCCGTCTTGTTGGGATGATTACAGATCGCGATTTAGTCGTGCGCGGTATGGCGGAAAAGCACCCCGGCTCGACGGCAGTGACGGAAGTAATGAGCCGCGATCTTGTGACGCTGTCTCCGGACGATTCGGTGCAAAAGGCGGCAGACGTGATGGCGCGCCATCAAATTCGCCGCCTTCCAGTTGTTGAAAATGGCCGTTTAGTCGGCATTGTGGCGCTCGGTGATTTAGCGACGAACCGCTATTCCGACGAAAGCGCCGGCCGTGCGCTGAGCGAGATTTCCGAACAACATACCGTCCATTAA
- a CDS encoding CAP domain-containing protein, producing MKWFFLFLLFLIGFYYFAPSPPPPSPPEQPKTDGYLLKEPKATAGIVALIGQPAQEAEKQLGAPDRIDPSAYGYDWWVYSRRPESYVQIGVLRGKVVTALVGGEKVNVEPFAVGQRLQTIFQTMPVLSNVEIKLSSGTYRFELSEQDYSSRPVVKVGDAYAQLYIDRFTGSVAAVRLMDAETFVKLRPYELVYRGRLPAAASLSEEGQRKVDEANAKQIFDWTNLIRRRHGLPPLIWDSKAAAAAAKHSRDMHDHRFFSHESPQYGDLSKRLGALNVSFQLAGENIAAHQVDGVEATAGWLNSEKHREIMLNEEFTHLGVGVYDGYYTQNFFTPL from the coding sequence GTGAAATGGTTCTTCCTTTTTTTGTTATTCCTGATTGGGTTTTATTACTTCGCACCGAGTCCGCCGCCGCCAAGCCCTCCGGAGCAACCGAAGACAGACGGCTACTTGCTGAAAGAGCCAAAGGCGACCGCTGGCATCGTCGCCTTAATCGGCCAACCGGCGCAAGAGGCGGAAAAACAGCTCGGTGCGCCAGATCGGATCGACCCATCCGCCTATGGTTATGATTGGTGGGTGTACAGCCGCCGTCCTGAATCGTACGTGCAAATCGGCGTGCTTCGGGGCAAGGTCGTCACCGCTTTGGTCGGCGGAGAAAAGGTGAACGTCGAGCCGTTTGCGGTAGGTCAGCGCCTGCAGACGATTTTCCAAACAATGCCGGTCTTATCGAACGTTGAAATTAAGCTAAGCAGTGGAACATACCGGTTTGAGCTGTCTGAACAAGACTACTCGTCAAGGCCGGTCGTCAAAGTCGGCGATGCGTATGCTCAGCTGTACATCGACCGGTTTACCGGAAGCGTGGCGGCCGTTCGCCTGATGGACGCGGAAACGTTCGTTAAGCTGCGGCCGTACGAGCTTGTTTACCGCGGCCGCCTGCCCGCGGCCGCCTCTTTGTCGGAAGAAGGGCAACGAAAGGTTGATGAGGCCAATGCGAAACAAATTTTTGACTGGACGAATTTGATCCGCCGTCGCCATGGACTCCCTCCTCTTATTTGGGATAGCAAAGCGGCTGCTGCCGCCGCCAAGCATAGCCGGGATATGCATGACCATCGGTTTTTCTCCCACGAGTCGCCGCAATACGGCGATTTGTCCAAACGGCTCGGCGCGTTGAACGTTTCTTTCCAATTGGCTGGGGAAAATATCGCTGCCCACCAGGTGGATGGTGTAGAGGCGACCGCTGGATGGCTGAACAGTGAGAAACATCGGGAAATTATGCTAAACGAGGAATTCACCCACCTCGGCGTTGGCGTCTATGATGGGTATTACACGCAAAACTTCTTTACCCCGCTGTAA
- a CDS encoding DUF420 domain-containing protein produces MAILPTISTSCIVISALLVAYGWYLIGRRRTEAHKKVMLTAAAFALLFFVIYMSRTLFIGNTSFGGPEDIKLYYTAFLIFHIVLATVGAVFGLVTIWTGLKDQRARHRRLGPVTSIIWFGSASTGVVVYCLLYVLYPGGQTTSLIKAVFGF; encoded by the coding sequence ATGGCAATTTTACCGACGATCAGCACGAGTTGCATTGTGATCAGTGCTTTGCTTGTCGCCTACGGCTGGTACTTGATTGGCCGCAGGCGGACGGAAGCGCACAAAAAGGTGATGTTGACCGCTGCCGCCTTTGCGCTTTTGTTTTTTGTCATTTATATGTCGCGGACGTTGTTTATTGGCAATACGAGTTTTGGCGGACCGGAGGACATCAAGTTGTATTATACAGCATTCCTCATTTTCCATATTGTTTTAGCGACGGTGGGGGCGGTGTTTGGTCTCGTGACGATTTGGACCGGATTAAAAGATCAGCGAGCCCGCCACCGCCGTCTCGGTCCGGTGACAAGCATCATTTGGTTTGGCAGCGCCTCAACTGGGGTTGTTGTATATTGCCTGCTTTACGTGCTTTACCCGGGGGGACAGACGACCTCGCTCATTAAAGCAGTATTCGGTTTTTAG
- the ctaF gene encoding cytochrome c oxidase subunit IVB codes for MANQTNSGNERIDLAYRRRKNAEEMRHQVIAFVLMILLTLIAFAAVGYEEFSHWFVIPFILLLAGVQVAFQLYYFMHMSHKGHEFPSMFMYGGVLVMLLLVWAFSTVIWW; via the coding sequence ATGGCGAACCAAACGAATTCAGGAAATGAGCGCATCGACTTAGCATATCGCCGCCGGAAAAATGCGGAAGAAATGCGTCATCAAGTGATTGCCTTTGTGCTGATGATTTTATTGACGCTCATTGCCTTTGCCGCGGTCGGTTATGAAGAGTTTTCCCATTGGTTTGTCATTCCGTTTATTTTGCTTTTAGCTGGCGTGCAAGTGGCGTTTCAGTTGTACTATTTTATGCATATGAGTCATAAAGGGCATGAATTTCCATCGATGTTTATGTACGGCGGTGTGCTTGTCATGTTGCTGCTCGTTTGGGCGTTTTCGACGGTCATTTGGTGGTAA
- the ctaE gene encoding cytochrome c oxidase subunit III, whose amino-acid sequence MHVEEKLTAETFPAAPERATLEGKNKFLGFWLFLGGETVLFASLFATYLALKDKTNGGPSAEELFQMPIVFMATMLLLTSSLTSVYAIYHMKNFDFQKMQLWFGITVLLGAGFLALEIYEFYEYVHEGHKFTTSAFASAFYTLVGTHGAHVAFGLLWILTLMIRNAKRGLNLYNAPKFYVASLYWHFIDVVWVFIFTVVYLMGMVG is encoded by the coding sequence ATGCACGTGGAGGAAAAACTGACGGCCGAGACGTTCCCGGCGGCGCCGGAACGTGCCACCCTTGAGGGGAAAAACAAGTTTCTCGGTTTCTGGCTCTTTTTAGGCGGAGAGACGGTGCTGTTCGCCTCTCTCTTCGCCACCTATTTGGCGCTCAAAGACAAAACGAACGGCGGCCCTTCCGCGGAAGAGCTGTTCCAAATGCCGATCGTGTTTATGGCGACGATGCTTCTGTTAACGAGCAGTTTAACGAGCGTTTACGCCATTTATCATATGAAAAACTTTGATTTTCAAAAAATGCAGCTTTGGTTTGGCATTACTGTGCTGCTTGGCGCTGGGTTTTTGGCCTTGGAAATTTATGAGTTTTATGAGTATGTTCATGAAGGCCATAAGTTTACGACGAGCGCCTTCGCGTCCGCCTTTTACACGCTCGTCGGCACGCACGGCGCCCACGTTGCGTTTGGGTTGCTTTGGATTTTAACATTGATGATTCGCAATGCCAAGCGCGGGTTAAACTTATATAATGCCCCGAAGTTTTACGTCGCGAGCCTTTATTGGCACTTTATCGACGTCGTCTGGGTGTTCATTTTTACCGTCGTATATTTAATGGGAATGGTGGGGTGA
- the rsmD gene encoding 16S rRNA (guanine(966)-N(2))-methyltransferase RsmD — MRVISGMCKGRHLQAVPGMSTRPTTDKVKEAIFNMIGPYFADGIGLDLFAGSGGLGIEALSRGLERVVFVDHDAKAVQTVRKNVAACGLEKRAEIYRNDAERALKAVAKRGLRFSAIFLDPPYKEKKWPTLLSLIAERDLLEADGVVVAEHPAGAELPEEVGNLRQWKRETYGITGITIYRRIDEQKGDESDGEHCRLPGEL, encoded by the coding sequence ATGAGAGTCATTTCCGGAATGTGCAAAGGCCGGCATCTGCAAGCGGTTCCAGGGATGTCGACACGTCCGACGACCGATAAAGTCAAAGAGGCGATCTTCAATATGATCGGGCCGTATTTTGCGGACGGCATCGGCCTTGACTTGTTCGCCGGCAGCGGCGGTTTAGGCATTGAAGCGCTCAGCCGCGGGCTCGAGCGTGTCGTTTTTGTTGATCACGATGCGAAGGCGGTGCAAACGGTCCGAAAAAACGTTGCCGCCTGCGGGCTTGAGAAACGGGCGGAAATTTACCGCAATGATGCCGAGCGGGCCTTAAAGGCGGTTGCGAAACGCGGCTTGCGCTTCTCTGCCATTTTTCTCGATCCGCCGTACAAGGAGAAAAAGTGGCCGACGCTTTTATCGTTGATCGCCGAGCGTGACCTGCTAGAGGCGGACGGCGTTGTCGTCGCCGAACATCCCGCCGGGGCCGAGCTGCCGGAAGAAGTCGGCAACTTGAGGCAATGGAAACGCGAAACGTATGGCATTACCGGCATCACCATTTATCGTCGGATAGACGAACAGAAAGGGGACGAAAGCGATGGCGAGCATTGCCGTTTGCCCGGGGAGCTTTGA
- a CDS encoding YlbE-like family protein has product MRKDVWQYVQANPMLRAFLREQPRWYRLLARRPHELSAFQLAALRHYEQTIPDKVEKMAQSLQMASLMWQMFKALRD; this is encoded by the coding sequence ATGAGAAAGGACGTATGGCAATATGTGCAGGCAAACCCGATGTTGCGTGCGTTTTTGCGCGAACAGCCGCGCTGGTATCGGCTGCTTGCCCGCCGCCCGCATGAGCTGTCGGCGTTTCAGTTGGCCGCCTTGCGCCATTATGAGCAAACAATCCCCGATAAGGTAGAAAAAATGGCTCAGTCGCTGCAAATGGCCTCGCTCATGTGGCAAATGTTTAAAGCGTTGCGCGATTAA
- a CDS encoding YlbD family protein, which yields MAKPLHPSVEQFKQFVKKHPKIVQEVRSGKKTWKQVYEDWYLFGEDDEIWDSYREASGKKKEEEKGTNKWLDKLAAMLGQLDAAEVQKHLANVQQAITAIQRILSEFQGADLQRPNKEEHPFSFRKD from the coding sequence ATGGCCAAGCCTCTGCATCCTTCGGTTGAACAATTCAAACAGTTTGTGAAAAAACACCCAAAAATCGTCCAAGAGGTGCGCAGCGGCAAAAAGACGTGGAAGCAAGTGTACGAGGATTGGTATTTGTTCGGGGAAGACGATGAAATATGGGATTCGTATCGCGAAGCAAGCGGTAAGAAGAAAGAGGAAGAAAAAGGAACAAACAAATGGCTTGATAAGCTGGCTGCAATGCTCGGGCAGCTTGATGCGGCAGAAGTGCAAAAACATTTGGCGAACGTCCAACAGGCGATCACCGCGATCCAACGCATTCTTTCTGAATTTCAAGGGGCTGACTTGCAGCGCCCAAACAAAGAGGAGCATCCGTTTTCGTTCCGCAAAGACTAA
- the ctaD gene encoding cytochrome c oxidase subunit I gives MSTITRKKGVGAVLWDYLTTVDHKKIAHLYLIAGGFFFLLGGLEALFIRIQLAKPNNDFLVGGLYNEVLTMHGTTMIFLAAMPLIFAFMNAVVPLQIGARDVAFPFLNALGFWLFFFGGVFLNCSWFLGGAPDAGWTSYASLALDSKAHHGVDFYTLGLQISGIGTLIGGINFLVTIINMRAPGMTFMRMPMFTWATFVTSALILFAFPPLTVALIFMMMDRLFGGNFFNPAAGGNTIIWEHLFWVFGHPEVYILILPAFGIFSEIFATFSRKRLFGYSSMVFATVLIAFLGFMVWAHHMFTVGMGPIANAIFAVATMAIAVPTGVKIFNWLFTMWGGSIKFTTPMHYAVAFIPSFVMGGVTGVMLASAAADYQYHDSYFVVAHFHYVIVGGVAFALLAGTHYWWPKMFGRMLNETLGKITFWLFFIGFHLTFFIQHFLGLMGMPRRVFTFLPGQGLETGNFISTVGAFFMAIATVILLINIVITTAKGEKVPGDAWGDGRTLEWAIASPPPVYNFAQLPLVRGLDAFWLEKMEGKKELTPAEPLGDIHMPNSSFLPFIISFGLFVAAFGFTYHQEAAWGLPVGVLGLLITLGSMFLRSVIDDHGFHIHKEEVLELEKKGANA, from the coding sequence GTGAGCACAATCACTCGCAAAAAGGGTGTTGGCGCCGTTTTATGGGATTACCTAACGACGGTCGACCATAAAAAGATCGCCCATCTGTATTTGATCGCTGGGGGCTTTTTCTTCCTGCTTGGTGGTCTTGAGGCGCTGTTCATCCGGATTCAGCTCGCGAAGCCGAACAATGATTTTCTTGTCGGTGGTTTGTACAACGAAGTGCTGACGATGCATGGAACGACGATGATTTTCTTGGCTGCCATGCCGCTTATTTTCGCGTTTATGAACGCAGTTGTACCGCTGCAAATCGGTGCGCGTGACGTCGCGTTTCCGTTCTTGAACGCGCTAGGATTTTGGCTCTTTTTCTTCGGCGGAGTGTTTTTAAACTGTTCGTGGTTTTTAGGGGGAGCGCCTGACGCCGGTTGGACGTCGTATGCGTCGTTGGCGCTCGATTCGAAAGCGCACCACGGTGTCGACTTTTACACGCTCGGATTGCAAATTTCTGGCATAGGCACGTTAATAGGTGGCATTAACTTTCTTGTTACGATCATTAATATGCGCGCCCCGGGCATGACGTTTATGCGCATGCCGATGTTCACATGGGCGACGTTTGTGACGTCGGCGCTCATTTTGTTTGCGTTTCCGCCGCTGACTGTGGCGTTAATTTTCATGATGATGGATCGGCTGTTTGGCGGCAACTTCTTTAATCCAGCTGCCGGCGGCAATACGATCATTTGGGAGCACTTGTTCTGGGTGTTCGGCCATCCGGAAGTATACATTCTTATATTGCCGGCGTTCGGCATTTTCTCTGAGATTTTCGCTACGTTCTCGCGAAAGCGTCTGTTCGGCTATTCGTCGATGGTGTTTGCGACGGTATTGATCGCATTCTTAGGGTTCATGGTATGGGCGCACCATATGTTTACGGTCGGGATGGGGCCGATTGCGAACGCCATCTTTGCCGTCGCGACGATGGCGATCGCCGTTCCGACAGGGGTGAAAATTTTCAACTGGCTGTTTACAATGTGGGGCGGAAGCATCAAGTTTACGACCCCGATGCACTATGCGGTCGCTTTCATCCCGTCGTTCGTCATGGGTGGGGTGACCGGCGTTATGTTGGCATCAGCAGCAGCTGACTATCAGTATCATGACAGCTATTTCGTCGTCGCCCACTTCCATTACGTCATTGTCGGCGGGGTTGCGTTCGCCTTGCTTGCCGGCACGCATTACTGGTGGCCGAAAATGTTTGGCCGCATGCTGAATGAGACGCTTGGCAAAATTACGTTCTGGCTGTTCTTTATCGGCTTCCATTTGACGTTCTTTATCCAACATTTTCTTGGTCTAATGGGAATGCCGCGCCGTGTGTTCACATTCTTGCCGGGGCAAGGATTGGAGACCGGTAACTTCATCAGTACGGTTGGGGCGTTCTTTATGGCGATCGCCACGGTCATTTTACTCATTAACATTGTGATTACGACCGCAAAAGGCGAAAAAGTGCCGGGCGATGCTTGGGGGGACGGCCGCACGCTCGAATGGGCCATCGCTTCGCCGCCGCCGGTGTACAACTTTGCCCAACTGCCGCTCGTCCGCGGGTTGGACGCTTTCTGGCTTGAAAAAATGGAAGGCAAAAAAGAATTGACGCCGGCCGAGCCGCTTGGCGATATTCATATGCCGAATTCATCATTCTTGCCGTTTATCATTTCATTTGGCTTGTTTGTCGCGGCATTCGGTTTTACGTATCATCAAGAGGCGGCTTGGGGCTTGCCGGTCGGCGTTCTCGGCTTGCTCATTACGCTCGGTTCGATGTTCTTGCGCTCGGTGATTGATGATCACGGCTTCCACATTCATAAAGAGGAAGTGCTTGAACTTGAGAAGAAGGGGGCGAACGCCTGA
- the coxB gene encoding cytochrome c oxidase subunit II: MKKGLRNWRLFSLFGMMALLLAGCGKPFLSTLQPAGEVADMQYSLMLLSTSIMVLVIVVVAIIFVYVVIRFRRRKGEENKIPKQVEGSHKLEIIWTVIPIILLLILAVPTVSATFKLADVKPMNDKNRDKDTVVVNVRANLYWWEFEYPDYGIITSQDLVVPTNEKVYFNLIASDVKHSFWIPPVGGKMDTNTDNKNQFWLVFDQEATDKAGGVFYGKCAELCGPSHALMDFKVRPLPRAEFDAWVEKMQNAKKPVVTDPVAKQGEAIFNKSCIGCHAVSPVDKRPEQARTAPNLANFGDRERIAGILEHNEENLKRWLRDPESVKPGNKMTGTYDQLTEEQLDALTKYLMSLKVE; encoded by the coding sequence ATGAAGAAAGGGCTACGGAACTGGCGCTTATTTTCCTTGTTCGGGATGATGGCGCTGTTGCTCGCCGGCTGCGGGAAGCCGTTTTTATCGACGCTCCAGCCTGCCGGTGAAGTAGCGGACATGCAGTATTCGCTCATGTTGTTGAGCACATCGATCATGGTTCTCGTCATTGTCGTCGTAGCGATCATCTTCGTCTATGTTGTCATCCGCTTCCGGCGGCGCAAAGGGGAAGAAAATAAAATTCCGAAGCAAGTGGAAGGAAGCCATAAACTGGAAATCATTTGGACTGTCATTCCGATTATCCTCTTGCTGATTTTAGCGGTGCCGACAGTATCGGCGACGTTTAAGCTGGCGGATGTAAAGCCGATGAATGACAAAAACCGCGATAAAGATACGGTTGTTGTCAACGTGCGCGCCAACTTGTACTGGTGGGAATTTGAATACCCGGATTACGGCATTATTACGAGCCAAGACTTAGTCGTGCCGACGAACGAAAAAGTCTATTTTAATTTGATTGCGTCAGACGTGAAACACTCGTTCTGGATTCCGCCAGTCGGCGGCAAAATGGACACAAACACCGACAACAAAAACCAGTTTTGGCTTGTCTTTGACCAAGAAGCGACAGACAAGGCGGGCGGCGTCTTTTACGGCAAATGTGCGGAGCTTTGCGGTCCGTCCCATGCGTTGATGGACTTCAAAGTGCGTCCGCTGCCGCGCGCGGAGTTTGATGCATGGGTCGAAAAAATGCAAAATGCGAAAAAACCGGTTGTGACAGATCCGGTCGCCAAACAAGGGGAAGCCATTTTCAATAAAAGCTGTATTGGCTGCCATGCCGTGTCGCCGGTGGACAAGCGTCCGGAACAGGCACGCACAGCGCCGAATTTGGCGAACTTTGGCGATCGTGAACGGATTGCCGGTATTTTAGAACACAATGAAGAAAACTTAAAAAGATGGCTGCGTGACCCTGAAAGTGTAAAACCTGGAAACAAAATGACAGGTACATACGACCAACTGACAGAAGAGCAGCTTGATGCATTGACGAAATATTTAATGAGCTTAAAAGTGGAATAA
- the ctaG gene encoding cytochrome c oxidase assembly factor CtaG — protein MFQSLQMFGPVALWSPFFLLALAAVALLYLGVTGPWRQRFGLDAPVSRKQKAYFLTGIVLLYVCKGSPLDLMGHLTFTAHMVQMALLYLTVPQCFILGIPELFYERMFRIAVVRRSFQLLTKPIVSLLLFNGLFSLYHVPMVFDVVKTNMFLHASVTTAIFIAAFFMWWPLVNKLSGWTTLSGLKKMGYIFADGMLLTPACALIIFAGTPLYETYTDPEAWMTGLALCVPSGILASLDLTGPQMFLSMSPLHDQQLGGVLMKVIQEIIYGVMLFFIFSEWYRKEREKEPSMDMAPRPTKL, from the coding sequence ATGTTTCAATCGCTGCAAATGTTTGGTCCAGTTGCGCTTTGGAGTCCGTTTTTTCTGTTGGCGTTGGCGGCTGTTGCTTTGTTGTATCTCGGAGTCACCGGACCGTGGCGGCAGCGGTTTGGCCTTGATGCCCCCGTTTCGAGAAAACAAAAAGCGTACTTTTTGACAGGAATAGTGCTTCTTTACGTATGCAAAGGCTCTCCGCTTGATTTGATGGGCCATTTGACGTTCACCGCTCACATGGTGCAAATGGCGCTGCTTTACTTAACGGTGCCGCAATGCTTTATTTTAGGGATTCCGGAGCTGTTTTATGAGCGGATGTTCCGGATTGCAGTGGTGCGCCGTTCGTTTCAGCTGTTGACAAAGCCGATTGTGTCTTTGCTTTTGTTTAATGGGTTATTTTCTTTGTACCACGTCCCAATGGTTTTTGACGTCGTGAAAACGAACATGTTTTTGCATGCGTCTGTCACAACAGCCATTTTCATTGCAGCCTTCTTCATGTGGTGGCCGCTTGTGAATAAACTTTCCGGATGGACGACATTATCCGGGTTAAAAAAAATGGGCTATATTTTTGCCGACGGCATGCTGCTCACACCGGCCTGTGCGCTCATTATTTTCGCCGGCACTCCGCTGTATGAGACGTACACGGATCCGGAAGCATGGATGACTGGGTTGGCGCTTTGCGTCCCGTCAGGAATATTAGCTTCGCTTGACTTGACCGGACCGCAAATGTTTTTGTCGATGTCCCCGCTTCATGATCAGCAGCTCGGCGGGGTATTGATGAAAGTTATTCAAGAAATTATATACGGGGTTATGTTGTTCTTTATTTTTAGCGAGTGGTATCGGAAAGAACGGGAAAAAGAACCGAGCATGGATATGGCACCGCGGCCGACGAAACTGTAA